CCGATGGCGTGGAGGTCGATATCGGGCGTGTCGAGGATTTTGTAGCTGTCGATCACCGTGCTGCGGGCAAAGACCGCGTCGGTGATCTTTTCCGGCGCCGGGCCGCCATTGCCGGCATTATACTTGATGCCGAAATCGCCTTCCGGCCCACCCGGATTGTGGCTGGCCGAGAGAACCAGGCCGCCGAAGGCCTTGTAATGCCTGATGATATTGCTGGCCGCCGGCGTCGAGAGCAGCCCGCCCTGCCCCACCATCACCTTGCCGAAGCCATTGGCGGCGGCGATGCGGATGGCCTTCTGGATGGCGACATCGTTGTAGAAGCGGCCATCGCCGCCAATCACCAGAATCTGGCCGCTAAAACCTTCCAGACTATCGAAAATCGACTGGATGAAGTTTTCGACATAGTTCGGCTGCTGGAAGACCGGCACCCGCTTGCGCAAGCCGGAGGTTCCGGGCTTCTGGTCATTGTAGGGCGTTGTTTTAACTGTCAGAATTGTCATTTAGCGTGGTTCCGGTCAGCGCGGCATAGAGCTGGGCATAGCGGGCGGCGCTGGTGGCCCAGCTCACATCCGATTTCATGCCCCGCCGCTGCATTTTCTTCCAGGATTTCTCGTCGGCATAAAGGTTTAGCATACGTCTGATGGCATCGGCCAATGCGCCCTGCTCAGGCGGCGCGAATTGCACGCCGGTTGACACCTGGGCCTGTAACGCTGCCACATTGCTATCGATGACCGTGTCATTGAGGCCTCCGACGCGACTGACCAGCGGTATGCAGCCATAGCGCAGCGCATAAAGCTGCGTGAGGCCGCAGGGCTCGAAACGCGACGGCATCATCATCACGTCGGCGCCGCCCTGCACCAGGTGGCTTAACGCCTCGTTATAGCCGGTCACCAGGCCGACCTTGCCGGGATGCCGCATGGCGGCGGCGCGGATGGCGTTTTCTAGGTCCGCCTCGCCCGAGCCGAGCACGGCGAGCTGACCGCCCTCGGCGACGATGAGGTCGATATTGGCGGCGAGCAGGTCGATGCCCTTCTGCCAGGTCAGCCGGCTCACTACGGCAAAGAGCGGGCCGGTGGATTGCTCCAGCCCGAAGGCTTCCTGCAAGGCGCGCTTGTTGACCTGCCGGTACTGGATGGTATTGGCGGTATAATTCTGCTTGAGCGCCGTGTCGGTCGCCGGGTTCCAGGCCTCCATGTCGATGCCGTTGAGCACGCCGAACACGGTGGCGGAACGATTGTTGAGCAAGCCGTCCAGACCCATGCCGGAGGCAGGCGTGCGGATCTCCACCGCATAGGTGGGCGACACCGTGGTCACCACATCGGCGCATTCCACGCCGGCCTTGAGATAACCGACGCCGCCGTAATATTCGACGCCCTCGACCGAAAAGGCGTGGGCGGGCAAACGCAATTGCCCGAAGATTTCCGCGCCGAACGTGCCCTGGAACGCCATGTTGTGGACGGTCATCACCGTCTTGAGCGTCGCGGACGGGCCGAATTTCACATAGGCGGGCACGAGGCCGGCCTGCCAGTCATGGGCGTGGATGACCTGCGGGCGATAGCCCTCGACCAGACCCAGCCCCAGTTCCGTCGCCACCCAGCTCAGCGCCGCGAAGCGTTTCCAATTGTCCGGCCAGTCCCAGCCCTCCGGCCCCATATAGGGATTGCCCGGCCGGTCATAGAGCGCCGGGGCATCGAGCACGATGAGGTCTAGGCCCTCGGCCCGCCCGGCGATCAGCCGCCCGGTGACACCAAACAGGTCGTCGAACCGGGCGACTTCGCGCCCATTCTTCATCTTGCCGAGAACCGCCGGATAGCCGGGCATCAGCGTGCGCATGCTCACCCCGGACCCAGCCAGGGCGCCCGGCAGCGCCCCGGCGACATCGGCCAGTCCGCCGGTCTTGATCAGCGGGTAGACCTCCGAGGCGACCGAAAGAACTTCGATCATCGGTCGGCCAGATATTTGTTGATCATGTTCTGGGTGATGAGGGTCACGCCCTCCTCGGTGCGGCGGAACCATTTGGCGTCGAATTCGGGATCGTCGCCCACCACCAGACCCTCGGGAATATTGACCCCGCGGTCGATGATCACCTTCTTGAGCCGCGCATTGCGCCCGATATCGCAATAGGGCAGCACCACCGCTTCTTCGAGCGTCGAATAGGAATGCACCCGCGAGCCGGTGGAGAGCAGCGTACGCTGCAAATGTCCGCCCGAAATGATGCAATCGCCCGAGACCAGCGAATTGACCGCCGAACCGCGCCGTCCATCGAAATCGTGGACGAACTTGGCCGGCGGCGTGATCTCGGCATAGGTCCAGATCGGCCAGTCGCGGTCGTAAAGATCGAGCTGCGGATTGATGTCGGTGAGGTCGATATTGGCCTTCCAATAGGCATCGACCGTGCCCACATCGCGCCAATAGGCCACTTTCTCATTGCTGGAGCGGACGCAGGAGCGATTGAAGCGGTGCGCCCAGGCCGTGCCGTTCTTGACGATATAGGGGATGAGGTCCTTGCCGAAATCGCGGCTGGACCCCTCGGTCGCCGCATCGCGCTTGAGCTGTTCCATCAGGAACCGGGTCTCGAACACATAAATGCCCATCGAGGCCAGCGCCATGTCGGGCCGGTCGGGAATAGCGGGCGGATCTTTGGGTTTTTCGACGAAATCCACCACCCGATCGCGCCCGTCCACATGCATGACGCCGAAGCCGGTGGCTTCCATGCGGGGCACTTCCAGGCAGCCGATGGTCACGTCCGCGCCGGTATCGACGTGCTGGCGCAGCATGATCTCATAGTCCATCTTGTAGATATGGTCGCCCGCCAGGATGACGATGTAGCGGGCGCCGTAATCCTCGATGATGTCCATGTTCTGGTACACGGCATCAGCGGTGCCGGCATACCATTGCGTTTCCGAAACACGCTGGCTGGCGGGGAGCACATCGAAGCTTTCATTGCGCTCCTGGCGCAGGAAGTTCCAGCCGCGAGACAGGTGGCGGATCAGGCTATGCGCCTGATATTGCGTGGCCACCGAAATGCGGCGGATACCCGAATTGATGGCATTGGAGAGCGCGAAGTCGATGATGCGCGCCTTGCCGCCGAAATAGACCGCCGGCTTGGCGCGCCGGTCGGTCAATTCCATGAGCCGCGTGCCGCGCCCACCCGCAAGCACATAGGCCATTGCCTCACGAGCCAGCGGCGACGGAACCCGATAATCTGCCATTTTACTTCCCTCCACTTTGCCCGGCTCGAACCGGATCGTATGACGCGCGAACCATCTCAGTCCGGCTCGTATTTCAGGAACAGGGTGGCCAGCGGCGGCAGGTAAAGCTCCGCTTCCGCCGGCAGGTGCCGCCCCTCAACGGCATGGGCCATGATGGCGCCCTGGTTCCCCTTATTGCCGCCGGCATACCAGCCGGCATCGGTATTGATCCGCTCCACCCAACGGCCGGCGATCGGCATGGGCACCTTATAGCCGCTGCGCGGCGTCGGCGTCAGATTGGAGATGACCAGCACCGGATCGGCGCCCGGCGCCTTGCGCAGCCAGGCCAGCACCGAATTGGTGTGATCGTTGGCGATCACCCATTCAAAGCCCTCCGGCTCGCAATCGCGTTCATAAAGCGCCGGCAGGCTGCGATAGGCCGTATTGAGATCGGCCACCAGCCGCCGCATGCCCTCATGGTTCGGCGAATCCAGCAGAAACCAGTCCAGCGCCTTGCTTTCCGACCATTCGGCGCGTTGGGCGAATTCCTGGCCCATGAACAACAGCTTCTTGCCCGGATAGCCCCACATGAAAGCGAGATAGGCGCGCAGATTGGCGAATTGCTGCCAATCGTCGCCCGGCATCTTGCCCAGCAGCGATCCCTTGCCATGCACGACCTCGTCATGGCTCAGCGGCAGCACGAAATTCTCGCTAAAGGCATAGACCATGCCGAAGGTGAGATCGTTGTGATGGAAGCGCCGATGCACGGCGTCGCGGCTCATGAACCGCAAAGTGTCGTTCATGAAGCCCATATTCCACTTGAAGCCGAAGCCCAGCCCCCCGGCATAAGTGGGGGCGCTGACGCCCGGCCAGGACGTGGATTCCTCGGCGATCATGAAGGCGCCGGGAAAACGGCTATAGACCTCAGCATTGACCCGTTGCAGGAAGGCCACCGCCTCAAGGTTCTGATTGCCGCCATGTTGGTTGGGCACCCACTCGCCCGGCTGGCGGGAATAATCGAGATAGAGCATCGAGGCCACGGCATCGACGCGCAATCCGTCGATATGGAAATTCTCGAACCAGAACAGCGCATTATTGGTGAGATAGGCCGAAACCTCCTTGCGCCCGAAATTGTAGATCGCCGTGTTCCAGTCCGGATGGAAGCCCTGGCGCGGATCGGCATGTTCGTAAAGCGCCGTGCCGTCGAATTGCGCCAGCCCGAAATCGTCGGTGGGGAAATGCGCCGGCACCCAGTCCAGGATGACGCCCAGCCCGGCTTCGTGCGCCGCATTAACCAGCCGCGCGAAACCCGCCGGATCGCCGAAGCGCGAGGTGGGCGCATAGAGACCGGTCGGCTGGTAGCCCCAGCTGGGATCGAAGGGATGTTCGGAAATGGGCATGAATTCGAGATGGGTATAGCCCATATCGGCCGCATAGGGCACCAATTGCTCGGCCAATTGGTCATAGCTCATGAAGCCGCCATCGGGCCGCCGGCGCCAGGAGCCCAGATGCACCTCGTAGATGGACATGGGTACGCGGCGCCAATCGTGGCTGGCCCGCTCTTCCATGTAACGCTGGTCGGTCCAGGTGAAGGGCGTCGGGTCGGGAACTATCGAGGCATTATGCGGCCTGACTTCCGCCTGGCGGGCAAAGGGATCGGCCTTGAGCGGCAGCACCACGCCATCGGGCCCGACGATCTCGAATTTATAGATGGTGCCGGTGCCCAGCACCGGAATGAAGACCTCCCAGATGCCCTTGCGGTTGCGCATCGGGTGGCGGCGGCCATCCCAATCGTTCCAGGGACCGACCACCGACACCCGCAAGGCATTGGGGGCCCAGACGGCGAAATGGGTGCCGTGAATGCCCTCGAATTCCATTTCGTGGGCGCCCAGCTTGTCGAACAGCCGTAAATGGCTGCCCTCGCCGATATAATAATCGTCCATCGGCCCCAGGACCGGACCGAAGGAATAGGGATCGTAAATGGTCCAGGCGCCGCCCGCATTCTTCGCTTCATAGCGGATGGGCTGGCGCCCGGCGATATCCACCCTGGCCTCGAAGAAGCCGGCGGCATGGCGCGGGATCATATGCCCGAGCGGCTTGCCGTCGAGCGTATAGGCATCGAGCGTTTCGGCATGCGGCACGAAGGCGCGCAGCACCCATTGGCCCTGGACGTCGTGCAGGCCGAGAAAGGCAAAGGCATCGCTGTGGCGGCCAGCCACGATGGCCGCGACC
This genomic stretch from Devosia sp. YIM 151766 harbors:
- the glgA gene encoding glycogen synthase GlgA gives rise to the protein MEVLSVASEVYPLIKTGGLADVAGALPGALAGSGVSMRTLMPGYPAVLGKMKNGREVARFDDLFGVTGRLIAGRAEGLDLIVLDAPALYDRPGNPYMGPEGWDWPDNWKRFAALSWVATELGLGLVEGYRPQVIHAHDWQAGLVPAYVKFGPSATLKTVMTVHNMAFQGTFGAEIFGQLRLPAHAFSVEGVEYYGGVGYLKAGVECADVVTTVSPTYAVEIRTPASGMGLDGLLNNRSATVFGVLNGIDMEAWNPATDTALKQNYTANTIQYRQVNKRALQEAFGLEQSTGPLFAVVSRLTWQKGIDLLAANIDLIVAEGGQLAVLGSGEADLENAIRAAAMRHPGKVGLVTGYNEALSHLVQGGADVMMMPSRFEPCGLTQLYALRYGCIPLVSRVGGLNDTVIDSNVAALQAQVSTGVQFAPPEQGALADAIRRMLNLYADEKSWKKMQRRGMKSDVSWATSAARYAQLYAALTGTTLNDNSDS
- the glgC gene encoding glucose-1-phosphate adenylyltransferase, with the translated sequence MADYRVPSPLAREAMAYVLAGGRGTRLMELTDRRAKPAVYFGGKARIIDFALSNAINSGIRRISVATQYQAHSLIRHLSRGWNFLRQERNESFDVLPASQRVSETQWYAGTADAVYQNMDIIEDYGARYIVILAGDHIYKMDYEIMLRQHVDTGADVTIGCLEVPRMEATGFGVMHVDGRDRVVDFVEKPKDPPAIPDRPDMALASMGIYVFETRFLMEQLKRDAATEGSSRDFGKDLIPYIVKNGTAWAHRFNRSCVRSSNEKVAYWRDVGTVDAYWKANIDLTDINPQLDLYDRDWPIWTYAEITPPAKFVHDFDGRRGSAVNSLVSGDCIISGGHLQRTLLSTGSRVHSYSTLEEAVVLPYCDIGRNARLKKVIIDRGVNIPEGLVVGDDPEFDAKWFRRTEEGVTLITQNMINKYLADR
- the glgB gene encoding 1,4-alpha-glucan branching protein GlgB, producing MSSNTENWQADAREVAAIVAGRHSDAFAFLGLHDVQGQWVLRAFVPHAETLDAYTLDGKPLGHMIPRHAAGFFEARVDIAGRQPIRYEAKNAGGAWTIYDPYSFGPVLGPMDDYYIGEGSHLRLFDKLGAHEMEFEGIHGTHFAVWAPNALRVSVVGPWNDWDGRRHPMRNRKGIWEVFIPVLGTGTIYKFEIVGPDGVVLPLKADPFARQAEVRPHNASIVPDPTPFTWTDQRYMEERASHDWRRVPMSIYEVHLGSWRRRPDGGFMSYDQLAEQLVPYAADMGYTHLEFMPISEHPFDPSWGYQPTGLYAPTSRFGDPAGFARLVNAAHEAGLGVILDWVPAHFPTDDFGLAQFDGTALYEHADPRQGFHPDWNTAIYNFGRKEVSAYLTNNALFWFENFHIDGLRVDAVASMLYLDYSRQPGEWVPNQHGGNQNLEAVAFLQRVNAEVYSRFPGAFMIAEESTSWPGVSAPTYAGGLGFGFKWNMGFMNDTLRFMSRDAVHRRFHHNDLTFGMVYAFSENFVLPLSHDEVVHGKGSLLGKMPGDDWQQFANLRAYLAFMWGYPGKKLLFMGQEFAQRAEWSESKALDWFLLDSPNHEGMRRLVADLNTAYRSLPALYERDCEPEGFEWVIANDHTNSVLAWLRKAPGADPVLVISNLTPTPRSGYKVPMPIAGRWVERINTDAGWYAGGNKGNQGAIMAHAVEGRHLPAEAELYLPPLATLFLKYEPD